One region of Pyramidobacter sp. YE332 genomic DNA includes:
- a CDS encoding CreA family protein has translation MKKKLIVAVILCLTFALPGSSAPRERWEVGEVDTAFKLVGPNHKVVVEAFRDPDFPSIVCYVSYAKSGGVSGALGLAEDPARFSLSIVRTGREPIVPDTRQKKETQVFKSRSAIFRKMKVVRFYDGETDCFVYLATSTLLLDGSPFNAIAVIPLRASVSAK, from the coding sequence ATGAAAAAGAAACTGATCGTTGCCGTCATTTTGTGCCTGACTTTCGCCCTGCCGGGAAGCAGCGCGCCGAGAGAGCGCTGGGAAGTCGGCGAAGTGGACACGGCTTTCAAACTGGTGGGGCCAAATCACAAAGTCGTCGTCGAAGCGTTCCGCGATCCTGATTTTCCCTCGATCGTGTGCTACGTCTCCTACGCCAAGTCCGGCGGCGTCTCGGGCGCCCTGGGGCTGGCCGAGGATCCGGCGCGGTTCTCGCTCTCCATCGTGCGGACCGGGCGCGAGCCCATCGTTCCCGACACACGCCAGAAAAAGGAGACGCAGGTGTTCAAGTCCCGCTCGGCCATCTTCCGCAAGATGAAGGTCGTGCGCTTTTACGACGGCGAGACCGACTGCTTCGTCTATCTCGCCACCTCCACGCTGCTGCTCGACGGCAGCCCTTTCAACGCCATCGCCGTGATCCCTCTGAGGGCGTCCGTAAGCGCGAAATGA
- a CDS encoding metal-sensing transcriptional repressor yields the protein MKENNCENVRRTKERSPEEYRKLINRLSRIEGQIRGIKGMVEKSAYCPEILIQCSAVTAAMNAFNRELLANHIRSCVLDDIRAGREKTIDELLATLQKLMK from the coding sequence ATGAAAGAAAACAACTGCGAAAACGTCCGCCGTACCAAGGAGCGCTCGCCCGAAGAGTACCGCAAGCTGATCAACCGCCTCAGCCGCATCGAGGGACAGATCCGCGGCATCAAGGGCATGGTGGAAAAGAGCGCCTATTGTCCGGAGATCCTGATCCAGTGTTCGGCCGTCACGGCGGCGATGAACGCCTTCAACCGCGAGCTGTTGGCGAACCACATCCGTTCCTGCGTGCTCGACGACATCCGGGCAGGGCGGGAGAAAACGATCGACGAGCTGCTGGCGACGCTGCAGAAGCTGATGAAGTGA
- a CDS encoding heavy metal translocating P-type ATPase — protein sequence MEQYNVTGMSCAACSARVEKAVSKVPGVSSVSVSLLTNSMGVEGTASEAAIVRAVEEAGYGASLKGAAKPSAAAKLAEDEEALKDRETPALKRRLFASLGFLGALMYLSMGHSMWGWPLPQFFDGNPVAAGLAQMILAAVVMLVNKKFFTSGFKGLMHGAPNMDTLVALGSAASFAYSVAALFLMTGAQARGDAAAAARYLHEFYFESAAMILTLITVGKMLEARSKGRTTDALKGLMKLAPQTATLLRDGAETVVPIDRVQVGDEFAVHPGENVPVDGVILDGHSAVNEAALTGESVPVDKAPGDKVSAATVNQSGYLRCRAARVGEDTTLSQIIRMVSDAAATKAPIAKVADKVSGVFVPAVIAVALLTVAVWWLLGEEFGFALARGISVLVISCPCALGLATPVAIMVGNGMGARHGILFKTAASLEAAGRVQIVALDKTGTITSGEPEVTDLLPAGGASERELLELACALESKSEHPLARAVMRKSCDEGLTAAEVGDFRALPGNGLTATLNGEELLGGSLAFIAGRAAVPEEMNAKAEALAGQGKTPLLFTRGGRFMGVIAVADTIKEDSPQAVKELQDMGIRVVMLTGDNERTARAIGAQAGVDQVVAGVLPDGKEAVIRELQKRGKTAMVGDGINDAPALTRADTGIAIGAGTDVAIDAADVVLMNSRLSDVPAAVRLSRATLRNIHENLFWAFFYNVVGIPLAAGAWISLLGWKMSPMFGAAAMSLSSFCVVSNALRLNFFDLRSAKKDKKIRPVGLDQIESEKENGPMTKTLNVEGMMCGHCEARVKKALEAVEGVASAEVSHEKGTAVVTLSKDVPDAVLKKAVEDQDYAVTAVK from the coding sequence ATGGAGCAATACAACGTCACGGGCATGAGCTGCGCGGCCTGCAGCGCCCGCGTGGAAAAGGCCGTGTCGAAGGTGCCCGGCGTCAGCTCCGTTTCCGTCAGCCTGCTGACCAACTCCATGGGCGTGGAGGGAACGGCGTCCGAAGCGGCGATCGTCAGAGCCGTGGAAGAGGCGGGCTACGGCGCCTCGCTCAAGGGCGCCGCGAAGCCCTCCGCCGCGGCGAAGCTGGCCGAAGACGAGGAGGCGCTGAAAGACCGCGAGACGCCGGCGCTCAAACGCCGCCTTTTCGCGTCGCTGGGCTTCCTGGGGGCGCTGATGTACCTTTCCATGGGACATTCGATGTGGGGCTGGCCGCTGCCGCAGTTCTTCGACGGCAATCCCGTCGCCGCGGGACTGGCGCAGATGATCCTGGCGGCCGTCGTCATGCTCGTCAACAAGAAGTTTTTCACCAGCGGCTTCAAGGGGCTGATGCACGGCGCGCCCAACATGGACACGCTGGTGGCGCTCGGTTCGGCGGCGTCGTTCGCCTACAGCGTCGCGGCTTTGTTCCTGATGACCGGCGCGCAGGCGCGGGGCGACGCGGCCGCGGCGGCGCGCTATCTGCACGAGTTCTATTTCGAGTCGGCGGCCATGATCCTGACGCTGATCACCGTCGGCAAAATGCTCGAGGCCCGCTCCAAGGGACGCACCACCGACGCCCTCAAAGGGCTGATGAAACTGGCTCCCCAAACCGCCACGCTGCTTCGAGACGGCGCCGAGACTGTCGTGCCGATCGACCGCGTGCAGGTCGGCGACGAGTTCGCCGTCCATCCCGGCGAGAACGTGCCCGTCGACGGCGTGATCCTCGACGGCCATTCCGCCGTCAACGAAGCGGCGCTCACCGGCGAAAGCGTTCCCGTCGACAAGGCTCCCGGCGACAAAGTCAGCGCCGCCACGGTGAACCAGTCCGGCTACCTCCGCTGCCGCGCCGCCCGCGTCGGCGAGGACACCACGCTGTCGCAGATCATCCGCATGGTCAGCGACGCCGCGGCCACCAAAGCGCCGATTGCCAAAGTTGCCGACAAGGTGTCGGGCGTCTTCGTCCCCGCCGTGATCGCCGTTGCCCTGTTGACCGTCGCCGTGTGGTGGCTGCTGGGCGAAGAGTTCGGTTTCGCTCTGGCCCGCGGCATTTCCGTGCTGGTCATCTCCTGCCCTTGCGCGCTGGGGCTGGCCACGCCCGTGGCGATCATGGTCGGCAACGGCATGGGCGCGCGCCACGGGATCCTCTTCAAGACCGCCGCCTCGCTCGAGGCCGCCGGCCGCGTGCAGATCGTGGCGCTCGACAAGACCGGCACCATCACCAGCGGCGAGCCGGAAGTGACCGACCTTCTGCCCGCCGGGGGCGCGAGCGAACGGGAACTGCTCGAGCTGGCCTGCGCGCTGGAAAGCAAGAGCGAGCACCCGCTGGCCCGCGCCGTGATGCGGAAAAGCTGCGACGAAGGCCTGACCGCGGCGGAGGTGGGCGACTTCCGCGCCCTGCCCGGCAACGGCCTGACCGCCACGTTGAACGGCGAAGAACTGCTCGGCGGCAGCCTCGCATTTATCGCCGGCCGCGCCGCCGTGCCCGAAGAGATGAATGCCAAGGCCGAAGCGCTGGCGGGACAGGGCAAGACACCGCTGCTTTTCACGCGCGGCGGAAGGTTCATGGGCGTCATCGCCGTGGCCGATACCATCAAGGAAGACAGCCCGCAGGCCGTGAAGGAACTTCAGGACATGGGCATCCGCGTCGTCATGCTCACCGGCGACAACGAACGCACCGCTCGCGCCATCGGCGCGCAGGCCGGCGTCGATCAGGTCGTGGCGGGCGTGCTGCCCGACGGTAAGGAAGCCGTGATCCGCGAGCTGCAGAAACGCGGCAAGACCGCCATGGTCGGCGACGGCATCAACGACGCCCCCGCCCTCACCCGCGCCGACACCGGCATCGCCATCGGCGCCGGCACCGACGTCGCCATCGACGCCGCCGACGTCGTACTGATGAACAGCCGCCTCAGCGACGTTCCCGCCGCCGTGCGCCTGAGCCGCGCCACGCTGCGCAACATCCACGAGAACCTGTTCTGGGCTTTCTTCTACAACGTCGTCGGCATCCCGCTGGCGGCCGGCGCCTGGATCTCCCTGCTGGGCTGGAAGATGAGCCCCATGTTCGGCGCCGCGGCCATGAGCCTGTCGAGCTTCTGCGTCGTATCCAACGCGCTCCGGCTGAACTTCTTCGACCTGCGCAGCGCGAAAAAGGATAAAAAAATCCGGCCCGTGGGGCTGGATCAGATCGAATCGGAAAAGGAGAATGGACCAATGACCAAGACACTGAACGTTGAAGGCATGATGTGCGGACACTGCGAAGCCCGCGTCAAAAAGGCCCTGGAAGCCGTGGAAGGCGTCGCCTCCGCCGAAGTCAGCCACGAAAAAGGCACCGCCGTCGTCACGCTGAGCAAGGACGTCCCCGACGCCGTGTTGAAAAAAGCCGTCGAGGACCAGGACTACGCCGTTACCGCGGTGAAGTGA
- a CDS encoding NAD/NADP octopine/nopaline dehydrogenase family protein: MLRFAMLGSGNGARAWCAQISAAGYPIVMWEPLDNVPDFPTLHEKKTISLVGDIQVTGHLHAVTRDIKEAMDGASIVVVNVPSFAHGPIFEKMIPFLKDGQHIVIVPGNFGAYRLKTMMSKMGCKARISISTVETQPYACRICAVDKVNINKRKTAIYLATSPASAAPEILDILNSAFAGYVKYKKADHILALDMSNINFTMHPYPVILNWGAIEQRGDTWRHYIDGITPLISEQMHELDKERVAIGAACGFKLDGFLELMKMYYGNNSSKNIFEYVHSPETPYSDLVGQSVRSRYITEDVPGVIMPIACIARKAGTRSPRAELIVNFCSQLHGTDYWHQGTTLESIGIADKSIDEIINMLT; the protein is encoded by the coding sequence ATGTTGAGATTTGCAATGCTTGGCAGCGGCAACGGGGCACGTGCATGGTGCGCTCAGATTAGCGCCGCTGGTTATCCGATTGTCATGTGGGAGCCGCTTGATAATGTGCCGGATTTCCCGACACTACACGAGAAAAAAACGATTTCCCTCGTCGGAGACATTCAGGTCACAGGACACCTTCACGCTGTGACGCGCGATATCAAAGAAGCTATGGATGGCGCTTCGATTGTCGTTGTGAACGTACCCTCGTTCGCTCACGGGCCTATCTTTGAAAAGATGATTCCGTTCCTCAAGGACGGTCAGCATATCGTCATCGTGCCGGGCAACTTCGGTGCGTACCGTCTCAAGACGATGATGAGCAAAATGGGCTGCAAGGCTCGAATCTCGATTTCTACGGTAGAGACTCAGCCCTACGCCTGCCGCATTTGTGCTGTTGACAAGGTAAACATCAACAAGCGCAAGACGGCTATCTACCTCGCTACGTCGCCGGCTTCAGCGGCCCCGGAAATACTTGACATCCTGAACTCTGCATTTGCCGGATACGTCAAGTACAAGAAGGCCGATCACATCCTTGCACTCGACATGTCCAACATCAATTTTACAATGCATCCGTATCCCGTGATTCTGAACTGGGGTGCGATTGAGCAGCGCGGTGACACATGGCGTCACTACATCGACGGGATCACGCCACTCATCAGCGAGCAAATGCACGAACTGGACAAGGAACGTGTCGCAATTGGTGCGGCCTGCGGTTTTAAGCTTGATGGTTTTCTTGAGCTGATGAAGATGTACTACGGCAACAATAGCAGCAAGAATATTTTCGAGTATGTGCACAGCCCTGAGACGCCGTATTCTGATCTCGTTGGTCAGAGCGTTCGTAGCCGTTATATTACAGAAGACGTGCCGGGGGTCATCATGCCGATCGCCTGCATCGCGCGCAAGGCAGGAACGAGGTCACCGAGGGCGGAGTTGATTGTTAACTTCTGTTCGCAGCTGCATGGTACCGATTACTGGCATCAAGGCACAACGCTCGAGTCTATAGGCATTGCCGACAAGTCTATCGACGAAATCATCAATATGCTGACATAG